The stretch of DNA CACGACAGGAATTATTGCGTCAAGGAAGGTGCAGCCGactcccagctctgccacccGCTTCTGATTTAACTTCTGGCATGTCCTAATGCCACGCCAAATCCCTCACCTAGAAACGAGGCTCGGTATGTGGGCACTCCCACAGATATTGCTCAAGCTCCTcctccccaggagcagggaCAAGCGTAGGCCGAGCGCTGCTTCGAGAGAAGCAACGTGAACAGACCCGACAGCAACAAACGgatgctttccatttttttttccaacaaaaacACGGAACAGATTTTTTCCCATCAAAGCTGAAAACTTATAAACGTGTAAAACCACTGTTAGCTTCAGTGTCTGCTTCTGGCGCTGATAAATCTGTTTGCTCAGGGAacggcagccccagggcagtcCCTGTGACTTTTACACGTGTGAAACATTGGTCGGTGGAAAGAGTCTGGGTCTGAGGCAGTCACTGCTTCTGTAGCTGTTGATTAatcattttctcctctctcaCCTGTATTTATCTCACCTGTTTAATCACATCTAGGACCACACCTCATTCTGCATTTGTGCAGTGCCCACGAGTAAGGCGCTGATCTCAGCCGGAGCTTCAGATGTGACCGTAGTACAAGTTATGATGTGGAGAGGCAATTTTAAGTGGGATGGTTGGGAGATCTTACCTGGGGAAAGGCTAAGAGCAAATTTGGTCTGAAAGTCGCATTCGTCGCTTTCCAGGTAATCGTCTGAAATGACGACCACCATCCTCCGACACCTGGAACCGAAGCAGtcaagggagaagaaaaaataaaaagtcagcgGAGACAATTCTCACCATCACTGGTAAAACTACAAATGCCTCCAAATTGCTCTGATGGAGAAAtgagcccaggagctgtgtTCCAGCAGGCATTAAGCACAGGGTACAGactacagacagacagacagacagctaCACTACACACAAAAATTTCATTACAGATACACTGAACCACTACAAGATGAAATAGCAAAGTCCAGATTGTCTGTGCAATCTTTATTTGGTCCTCTCTTTATCCATTATAAAAACGCCATCTTAATTATCTGCTCGCATGCTCCCCTTAATGACTGAGCATCGTTAGTGTGAGAATTAACTGGACAGAGCTCTGTTATATGACTGAATTCACCTCGCGTAATAAATTTGAGCTTTATTCACCAGTTTCCTGCTTCCATTCGTTTGAGGAGCCTGGTTGCAAACTGTGTGTTAGGCTCTTTAGGGAAGGCTTTGCTGTGTGCAAACTCCTGCCTTGGGATTCTGCACAGAGCTAAATTTGGCAGGACTGAGGCAGCAAAAGAGCTCCGAAGGTCAGCATTTCCCCATGCTGCAGACATCACGGTAAAACCACACCGAGCTGACCCCTCTGCTCACCTCCTTTCTATAAGCTCTCCGCTGATGGACCACACGCACGTTCCTGGCAAGACGTCCCGGTCAAAGACACAGAGCTTCAGCTTGAACTCTGTTTGTTCCAGCTCCCTGATCATCTCCTGGACAAACTGGAGGTCTTTCTGACAGTAGCAGATGAAGGCGTCAAACAGCTCCGTTCCGTTCCCTGAAACCATGACAATTTTAGCTGTCATCTTCTCCAAATGAACTCCTGCAGCGAACATTCACTTCTTGCAGCTCTCATTTATTTAGCACTCATACCAACATTAAAGCTCTTAATTTTAAAGGCCACGTCTCTCGGAATTAAGCACCTCAATATGGCCGGATAGTTTTCCACTGCGTTATTTTATTCCCGTGCCAGTTTCACTGCACGTATCATAAAGTTTTTATGCCAGTCGAAGCCTGCGAGAGTGAGAAGTAGGTCAGGCCCCGAAAGCTgaggagagaagcagcaagCCGGCAGGCAGATGCAGCCCAAGCAGCGCCCAGCCAAGCAGAAGGGCAGTTTGGCTgccaggaggggagggaaacaGAGCTGCCGTGGGTCAAGGCAGGCAAAGCCGCTGTGCACAAGCCCCGTGTTTACTGCTCTGTGGATGTTTGGAGGGGACAACGATAACAGCAGAGGCAGCCACCCAAACTCAGACCagcctttttgcttttctgtgcgtcccgcagggctgtgctgggcagctggaGGTGATTTCTACGCGAGACATTGTGCGGGCACTCACCGTACGGATCGTCCCTGGTGGTGATGCCCATCAGCTCCGACGTCTTCGGCACGCTGCTGTCGACGGCTGGCACCTGCAGCGGCTGCTCggcttgctgctgcttcctcttcAAGTACTTCTTGCAGTCCTCCTctgcaaaaacacagcagcGGCGGCACGTGAGGCTCCCGTGACGGCACTTTCACGCTGCCGGAGCTCGTCAAAACAGAACTCAAAACCTATTTAATGGATTAAGGATTTCAGAGAGTAAAACCCTGCCTGGTTTTTGGTGCCTGTTTGCGGAAGTGTTGGCCTGGAGTTTATCTAACCCCTCCTCAAGCCTCTCGTTGCTGCCTCCAGCATCTCCTCCAGCGTTTAGCTCCAGCTCACTCTTGCTGTGTAAAGAACTCTCTTCTAATTGTTTTAAACTTCAGCTCTGGTATATCCCCGTACACTTTAAGCATCACTTAACCTACTGCAGGCTGCCACTGCTGtgattctgaaatatttaacaatGTCAAATAACTTGGGGCAGGGGGAATCTCAACTAGaactcctcttcttccttttcctaatAAATGTCACACTTCAGCTGATTTCACACCTCCAGCCTTCATAAGCCAGAGCTGCAGGTCACGATGAGTGTGTGTGCTCATCACAAACAGGAGGGACATGCAAAATTCCAGCAAGCCCCTGAAAAAGGCTTTATGTTCTCCAAGAGCTATCAGAAACCTTCTTGTGGCTCAAGCACTGGGATAACTGATAGGGCAAGGAGGTCTGCTGCTACGAATTTCCCAGCAAGTACAGCCCTGATCTATTACAAACAGGTTTTGTTCAAAAATGAAGTGGTAAATCCGATAATCAAGTCTTTGGAGAAGCGACAAGAAATCCTGCAGCCTCCGCTACCCTGAAACGGGCAGTTACAGAAGAACTTGAAAGTAAAAGGAGATTTGAAACTGGCGATTACCAAAAAGATGAACCTCCCATCTGCCTTCTGCTGTGCttaatatatagaaataaaaaaaataaataaaataaataaaaaaaaaattaaaaaaaataaaaaaaaacaagcagcagtCAGAAAGCCCCAGTCACTCCGAGGGTTAGGCTGAAAAAGCAACAGGGATGGCTGGCACTGCAGCCCTGGCAGCGGGAAGGAGTGCCTGgaagcaccctgcctgcagttATGAGCAGGTGTTTGTTCTAAATGCATTTGCTCtctgtcttctcttcttctttctcctcgTTGCAGAAGTGGCATCTGTGCTGGCCCGAGATGAGTTTCTGCAGCTTGGTTCCCGGTTTGGTCACCTCTCCACTCCCAGGTGCTTGCTGGTTCACCCGGACCAGCCACATTCACAGATTTTTGATGGCTTCATGCTGTAATCTCATCGATTCCTGCAGCATAAACCTGAGCCACCAGTGAGCCTGAAAGGATGAAAGACCTGCAGTAATTTGGAGTGGATCAGTCCCCAGCAGGAGTCACTGCCTGGGCAGGCACAGGTTAATGAGAACGAACAAGAGTCAAAGACAGTCAAACAAAGCCTGAAGTATTGGAGAGAAGGAATAAAAGGCGTTGGGGAGGATAAAACATGAAACCTAAAGTGGAAAAGATAAGCATGTGGTCCTTGTAAGAGAGAGAACAGACCCACACCCTGTCAAGCAGGAAAGCAGCACTTGTAACCGGTCAGGAAGACTTAAAAATCACTAAGTTTCAGCAGGAACCAGTACACACGCACCAAGGCAACGAATTTTACATCCCTAAAGACGATCGTACAATGAAATAAGCTGctgagaaaaattaaacataGGGCACTGCTGCTAAGATGGAAAAGCTGCCCCCTGTACCCGCAGATAGGACGCTGGACCTGAAATGACCTGTGACAATCAGGAGGTAGAGGCCACGCAGGACATCCTGAGGCCTGTCAAGGGACTGAAGATGCCTTTGTGGGGTCAGCTGCATCGCGCCCCAGATCTGCTCCTCCCGTAACGGAAGCAGAGACCACAGGAACCTcaatgctgatgttttaatctGAGCTGAATCCCACAGCTGAAGTCCTAATACGTGAAGTCCTAGTTCACGAAGATGCCTTTCGCATCAGGACATACCGCACGTGACAGTTTATGCAACcgtccattttctttcttcttataaaataaatagctcTGACTTCTGCACGAGTTTGGAGAACTAGCAACAGATTGCAGGGCCCAGCCGCAATCCTCAGCCAAAAATCATAAAAGACAGGAACGGCCACACTGGGTCAGGCTGTGGGTCCATCTAACTGTCCAAACAATGCTCAAAAACAGCTGTCTAAGGGAGAACAGAAGAATAAAGTAAACATAAGAGTGATATTTTCCAAAATTAATCTTTTAGCTGTAATCTATTTGTAAGATCTATGTTCTGGACAACTCGCAGCTCAGACATTTCCTGAGCCAGTGGCAATATTTTTGTACTGAACAGCCCTACAGCCCTCAGTGGGTTTTTCTTCCAAGAACTTATCTCTCTCCTCTTATCAGCGTGGCCCACAGCTGGGCTCAACTTGTGGCTTTCCTGGAGCTCTGGCTCCTCCCGCTCACCCCGCTATTGTCTGTCCGGGGTCTGAAGAAGTCAGCCCACTGCGCTCCCTCCTGGGGGCTCGGCTGAATTTGGGGCCACGAGCAGCCTCAGTGAGCGATTCTTGCTGTTCTTCTGATACCTCAGGTCCCTCACGCAGCTGTGGCTCACAAAAcatactgatttctttttcctttccccaaagTCTTCAGAGCGTTCTTCGCTGGGCAGAGCAGCGGGAGCACAGGGAAGCCCTCCGTCGGTTCGTAGTCAGGCTCTCCGCGCAGCCACATTCCTACAGCTTCAGCTCTTGCAGTAACAGGAAATGAGATTTGTTATTTCTTCATCGGTAACCCCGTAAACGACACGCCACAACACACGGCCTCAGAGCAGCCCCTGGCTTTGGAAGCGCTTCGGCAGTTAAGTTCCCCTCCAGTTCTCGCAGCCGGCTTCCCTGTGAACTCCTGTGATCGCGAGCAGAGGCTACAAAGCACAGGTTATAAAAGCAGCCGTGGGGCCCCCACGTTCACTGCTGTGTGCTGATTGTGCCTTGTAATTTTTCGGCTTACATGGAAATGAACTTCCCCTCCTGACACCCTGACCCTACAGGTGGTGCTGCACACCCTgcaccccaaatctccccctagCACTGCACCACTCCCACATTATTCAATATCTGAGCCTCCTCATGGCCCAGTGTGCCGAAATCATCCTTAGACGTGCTGATAGGAACCAAGGGGGTCCTCTGGATAAGATGAAGCTCGCGATTACTTCTCAGGGCTCAAGGTTAGCAGAACCGGGGCGCCCTTCCCTCCTGAAAGCCCTGTGAGGAGGAACCATGAAGGGGCTGCCGCGTCGCTGTGtgaccccaaaaaaaaaccagcaagGAGCCGTGGGGCTCAGTTTCCCCTCACACCCCCTCTGGGGACATCCCCAGGATAAAACCCGGACCCTTTGTGCCCATTTCCACCTCCCCCTGAGGTACACCCGCGCCTCACCCACGCTGGCCGCCAGGTCAACCAAGACGTCGTGGCGCTCCAGCTGCCTCAGCAGCTCGAGCAGGCGGCCCACGGTGGCCCCGCCGGGGCAGCGGCTCTGCCACTCGTCCAGCAGAGCCCCGGTGGGGTCTGGCAGAGCCTCCAGCCGCCGGATCTCCAAATATTCGCAGCCCAGCTCCTCGGCCAGCGCCGTCCagtcggcggcggcggcggcgcgggggtTGAGGTAGAGACCGAGGCGGCGCCTCACGCCGTAGTTCAGAGCCACCATGGGCACGGCCGCCAGCTCCGGGGGGAAAGAACCCGGAGCCGAGCCCGGAGTCGAGCCCGGAGCTGAATCCGGGGTCGAGCCCGAGCTCGCCGGTGCCGTGGCCATGGCCGGGGCCGCTTTCGGcttcttcttccctcccccgGAGCCTTCCCGCCCCGCCTCGCCTCACGGGGCAGGACCCgcctctgcctctgcctctgccgCCCCCGGGGGGAGGCGAAAGGAGGAAGGATCTGCGCTTCACGAGcctttattattactattattactattttttattttttttatttattttttttttttcccaaatagcacctcaggaatccACATTTTGTCTTATTGTCCAGCTCCAGGCTTCTccaaaggatctgggggtgctgatggATGCTGAGTGAGACCCAGCAGTGTGCGCATGTGGCTGTagagctcagggatatggtttagtggggactgttagcgttaggtcagaggttggactcgaggatcttgaggtctcttccaacctagaaattctgtgattctgtgatcctggctggtagcagccagcaggagcagggcggTGATGGtccccctgggctctgctctgctggggctgcacctccagggctgtgctcagctctgggtcCCTCAATACAAGGACATCGAGGcgctggagtgtgtccagagcagggctatggagctggggaaggtgataggaccagagggaatggcctcaagttatgccaggggaggttcaggttggaaatgaggagacatttctgctcagcaagagcagtcaggcattgggacgggttgcccagggaggtggtggcgtcaccgtccctgggggtgttcaaggagaggttggacgtggtgcttggggacatggcttagtggtgacattggtggtagggggatggttggaacaggtgatcttggagggcttttgcTGCCTTAATGACTCTGTGATTGTCCCACCCAACACCCAGACCATCAGATTCACAAGGAAAGGCTGACAGCTGATGTACACCCAATCTCTGTGTCCATGGCTCTGCTTCTGCTCCTTTTCCACCCAAAAGCTGAGGCACTTTTGCACATCCAGCTTTGGAGCTGCCaactctgccagcagcagccatgtCCCAATTCCCCAGGTTAGCTCAGGCCAACAACAGCTCCAGCTAACCCAGGAGATTTTACCCAGCCCGGTTGGGATCCCTCAGATACTGCTCTGTGAGGGAGCAGGTGAGAGCAGCAACTCACCATCGTAAGGAGATGAGCTGGGAGCAGTCCCCTCTTGCACACATTCACTTGGATCAAGAACAGGACATCTGTCAGGATCTGAGTGGCTTTGCAGTTGGGTTTCTGATTAATTAGGTTTGAACAAGCGATGCTCAGAACACTAGGCCTGTTCAGGTACTCCAACATCTGGGCTACTGCTTTGTCCCAGACTTTTATTTGGGATACGATTGTTTCTTTTAAGCAGCAACCCCTGAAACTGACCCTCCTCCATCATCAGGAGCTACTCACCAGTTCCTGTTATCCAACAAACGGCAGGATTATCATATGAGGTTCAAACACCCCTTATAGGGTGTTCACTCCCTACAAAATTACtccatttgtttccttttgacAGATCTCGCTTTTGTGTTCCATGTTGGCTGTCTTCTCAAGGCAGTCCTGAACCCCTCTACCTAAATAACTAAGAGATTTAGCAGAGTTATGGGATTATTCTTTACCAAAGAGGTCCGAATGGATCCCTAGTGGTAATAAATCCCAGAGCTGCATTCCTTCTGCTGAGAGGGGCCTGCTTCTAGGCACTAGACATCCCCTGAAGTCTCACTATCTGGGGATTTCTGTTCCGTCAGTGGAAATGAGGAAGATAAAACACTCCAGCAGCAAATTTTTAATTGCGTAATGAGTAGTGGTTTAAAAGctttaagaatgaaaaatcagcatAAGAAAATTCACGCTAAATGTCTCTTTCTGAATACCTGCTGCACAAACCAGCTGCTTCAGTTTGTAAGAAGAGGTAGAAATTGAGCTTGTAACAGCTGGAAGGAACAGTGCCAAGCAGGAGGCACTGGAAAAGCAGCAACACCTGCTCAGAGTCCCAGTGAACTCTTCTCCAGCACGCACATGGATCGCCTCCGTCACTCATCTTTCTTGCGAGAGAAGTAAAAATCAATCCCTCTGTCTTTGCGCTGCGCCGGGGCGTCAGCAGGTCCTCTCCTGCCCCGGGGATGGGGGCTTCTTCCCTGCTGCAAAGGAGAGACGAGCACTGAgacacttctgctgctgctctgggcacGACGCAGCCTTGGCACGCAGTGTCAGGAAGAAAAACGTGCACGTGGCTCTTCCAGCCCCCAGATACGGGGCAAAAATTTGGGGTTGGCCTCAGGGACATGGTTCTAGTCCTGGATTTAGGAAATGAGAGTTTCTTGTAAGATTTCCCAGCCCGTCCCAGTTTTCCCAGTACTCACAAGCCTCTGGTTGATGTGCCTGCTCCACTCCGGGGCCCTCACGAGTGGCTGTGGGTAGGTCTGGCCCAGAATTACGCCCGCCTGGCGGAGCGCGGCGCTGCTCAGTGCCCACGGGGCGTGGGCATCAGCTCCCGCAATGCCCCGTAGCTCTGGCAGCCACAGCCGCACGAAATCTCCCTGCAAACAGAAGGGACAGGGTCCAAAACCGAAGGGACGGGGGCTGTTCTGCAATTATCTGTACGTGGGAGGGTCTTCGTGAAAGAAAAGCTTGGTTTCCAGCAAAAGAAGCTGGTGGTGCAGCACCAGTCAGCTCTCGACCCCTCCTGTTAAACCCGCTACCCAGAATTAGAGCCTGGAATGCAAGGACACGAGGATGAGCTCACTCAGAGGTGTTTGCAGGGTTCCCCTGGGCTGTTTAAGACAGGGCAAGGTGAAACCACTCCCCAAAAgtagcatttttctttccagtgacTGACAGAAACCAGCATGAGCTTAGCTGTACACCTCGGTGCTTGGCTAAATGAACCCCATGGGCCTCTCCAGCTGCATCCCCTGCTAGGAAAAAATCTGATTCCTGTTAAATTCTTCCTGCTACAGTGGTAAAAGGGAATGCTGCTACCTAAGGAACGGGGTGGAAGCAGGATGTGAACGACACCAAAGCAATTGGAAAGGGCAATCTGTGTGCTTGGAGAGAGGCAGAGAAGCCGGAGGTTTCATCCAGCACCTCCTGAGGTGCCAGGCGAGCAGCTGAGGCTCTCCGGCCACTTCCGAGTCCCTCCCGAAGCTGCTCGAGGCAGGAGGTGCATGACACCGATGGAACGGGGCCGCCACCCGGAAGAAACGCTGACGAAACCAAGCCGCGGGGAGTTGGGGAGTGCAGCAGACTGCAAACGTCAGCTTTTCCTgcacagggaggaggaggaagctgcCCGCCTGCCGGCAGAGCGAGCACAGGGCTGCGGTGCCCACACAGCGCATCGATCCCTGGTCCCTGCAACTATCAAGACGAGTTTTGCTCTGCTGCTCGCTGCGAGGCAGCCCGGGATGATTTATAACTTACGTTGCCGTCGTAGTCCAGGCCTTGTTTAATCACGTTGAATTTCCTCTTGTCCCTGGGGTCATTGCCAACGCCGGCGCTGTACAGCCAGTTGCCGTAATTGCTGCAAACGTCGTAATCAACctcgaggagaggaggaggaaagggaaagcttCATCACAACTCCCCCAGCCTTTGAGGGCTCACGTTCTGAGAAGGAGCAGCCCAGAACATTTCAAATACTCCAGAAATTCTTCCTGGGGACCACAGACAAGCAAAATCATCCCTGCAGATCCCATTAGGCAGACTGGAGAAAAGTCTGAGGGAAGGGAGTGAGCACACAGAGTGCAGGAAGCTGCCaccagcacaaagcagcagtTGAGTCCCTGCTACACTTGGATCTATTCGACATCTcaaaaaatctattttgcaCCTCAACAAAAAGCTCTCGAGGATGCTTGTGTAAAATGGAGCCAGGATTCTGAAAGAGGCACAAATGACAGCAGAGCACGGTCCTGCCTGAGTGCCCTTGGGATTGCCAGGATCTCGGCCACTCCTAACTCTTAATCACCGCTAGCTTTGAGCACCAGGCTTGTCCTGACACGAATTAAGCTGGCCTCTGCATATCACACCCACCTTTGTCAGCCACAGCTGGTAGATGCCACCGAGAGCCAGGCTTGAAGCCATTCAGGAATGTGTCAGCGCGTTTGTGCGTGTGGGCGCCCCTCAGCTGTGCCAAACCAGGCTTCAGGGCAGCCCGTACACACAAGGCACTCAAGGTACAGGACTTAAATCAGTACTGAAATGCAGATCTTGGCTGCCAGAGCCCAGCTCCAAGGAAGCTCAGAAAAGTTACATTAATAAAAAAGgctcttttaattaattaacaaAAAAGGCTCTTTTAATCGCCTGTAGGAGGGAAGTGATGGTTTTGTTGCACCTCCAGCCACTCTCGTGAGCGGAAAGTTTCCTGAATATCCACAGCCTCTGGTATTCCACAGACGAGGTcttcctggaaagaaaaaactgtGGGGCCAAGGCCAGAAGAGCAACCCAAGACTGTGCTGACTGGCAGAAGGGAACACTGCTCCCCTTGGCAGGGCGGTCGCTGACTCAccagaaggaagaaagatgcCTCCAGCCAGGGTGGAGCCCTGTGGAAGCTGAGCAATTATTGTCCCTGCTTGCCTGCTCCCCTCTGGGTGATTTCTCCGTCCACATTACCGCAAGGATCTGGGCCAACCCCAGCTTCAGTGGCCTgaacatatttctttttctgttctatttcagggctgccctcctccccagcctctGGGACGAGCAAATTAGAGCATTGTTAACGTTATCTACGTTAACGTTATCTATGCTTGACAGTTTTATTGAGTATGACAGATTTCTGGCCAAAACTCAACAAGAGAAGGACCAAAAGTATCACTGCAAACTTCCTGGCTACCTCTTGGCTTCAGCCTTACCAGCAGGTGTTCGAACCACTCCGCCCCCATCCTCCAGTCCAGCCCCAGGTCCTTGGTGAGGAAGCTGGCGACGTTCTGCCGCCCTCTGTTAGACATAAAGCCCGTGGCAGCCAGCTCCCGCATGTTGGCATCGACAAAAGGAACCCCGGTTTTGCCCTCTGCAGAGATAAAAGGCGCTGCTGGGATGTGATGGCATTTTTTGGCACTCAGAACTGACCCGTGCGCATGCATTCATGGCTATCCGAGCAGGTAAAACAGTGCcagtgcacagcagcagggagagaacTTTATGCTGGGGAGATTTGCTGACGTTCAGCTGTAAGAGCCACTGTTAAGTAAAttgaatggaaaattaaaatgagaatttaaaaataaaaaggtacaGAAAAACTTCAGATTGGAAAACCAATGCATCAGGTGGAattgaagcaaaataaatgtacaGACAGCAGGGAGATGGgccaagaacaacaacaaaaaatgttgagAAAGGATGAAGAGCGGAGTGGGGTGTATGGGACAAGTCCCTTAGGATTAGCACCTGAAAAGCAGAGAGCTTTTGTCTgttgataaggaaaaaaattgctgtAGCTCTGCGTGAATGGACACACATGGCACTGATATGAAGAAAGATCCACAGATGTGCATGTCACTGGTTTGATACTTTAACCTGTTAGGCTCTCTGAGTTTTAATTTGGGATACTATCTTTGCTATTCATGTGACAACGAAGttataaaagctaaaaaaaaaaaaacacacaagtatATGAAAAGTCTGTGTGGCACAGCAAAAGGTGAGATTTATTCTAAGGCTGCTTTAACCTCACCAAAACCTCCTGGAAGAACAAACCTGGGCAGGGAAATCTACCTGCGGTTCATCTCACAGCCTGTGGCAGACAGAACCTGGGTATTTATGACATCCTAGGGGCCTGATCCTGGATGGTGCTCGGTCTTGAAAGGCAGGCAAACATCCTGCACTCACCCAGGGTTCTGTGCTTGTTTGGTGATGAGAGTACAAAGTACAAACCTGAGCTGGCGCTGGGGCACACGTAAGCATGCGGGCAGGTGGAAACCAAGAGCACTGCTAGCCAAGCCTCTTGTTCTACTGACCTTTCCAGCAGTCAAAGAGCTGAAGATCCTTTTTCCAGGGGACCTCTTTACTCTGAAGCCCTGTTGAGGATAAAAAGGAAGTGTTTGTGAAGACAAACGTTgacaaaagcatttaaaaatgaaatgatgacAGCCAGAGGTGCCTTGGCTGACACAAGACATCGGGATGGAGCTAGCCCTCTGTCATCACAAACCACATTCCTTCTGCAAAGATTTAGAGATAATCTGTTCATCCTACGAAGTGTTGTAAAGGGGTGCCTGGTGCACGCAGGCGATGCTCAAGGCCTTCTGAATTTTGATTATCTGGCTTGCTGGTGTTTGCTGTTTAACTTAAAAATGGCTCAGACCTCCTAAGCAGCTAGAGATACGCTCTGCTCCAAGGTAATATTTTCTTGTTCGGTTTTATTCCAGCACAGTGCGTGTGTGAAATCCATTTCCACAGCAGATACTGACCCCAGAATTACTCTGCAGAAGCCCCCGGTAAGAttttgctcctgcagctggctAGGAACAGATAAGGAGGACGACTTTTAAGTCTGCAGGGGTCCGATGGCAATTACAGCCCTGCACGGTGGGACGGAGACAGCAGGGACTCAGCTTTGGCTCCAGACATCTCAGTTCAGGCCCACCACTGGCACCAGGTACGATTCGAAATGCCACGGGGCGTTTGAAACAGCCATTTAGACTTGGCAAATGTGACTCAGGCCCTAAGGGAGACGCGTgcccctctgcagccacagcaggatGCCAGGCAGAATGCCCAAGGGCATCTAAAAGTGCTGCCCGAAGGAAGAGGGTCTCTGGAAACAGCACTTTTGCTCTTGTTGTGCTGCTGTTTCCCACTAATATTTGTGCTACTGTTCCCTGTAGTTAATCAGATTGGAGGCAAAACTTCACAGCAGCCAGGACCGTGGTGTTAAGGCATTTCTGTGCAAAAAGCAACTCACCAGGAGCGTCCCAGGGCAGTGACACAAGCACTACAACAAGGGTGTTTGCACATCACAGCGcctgcagcctcttctcttcctttccctgtttTAAGACCGTCCCTTTCCCCTCCAGATACAGAGACCCGCACGCACCTCTTACTGAGAAAATCCTTCTGCCGTGCTTCAGGGCCACGAATCGGAAGTAATCCCGCCACAGCAGTTCAAACAGGACCCTACAACA from Anas platyrhynchos isolate ZD024472 breed Pekin duck chromosome 2, IASCAAS_PekinDuck_T2T, whole genome shotgun sequence encodes:
- the MYD88 gene encoding myeloid differentiation primary response protein MyD88 (The RefSeq protein has 2 substitutions compared to this genomic sequence), translated to MATAPASSGSTPDSAPGSTPGSAPGFFPPELAAVPMVALNYGVRRRLGLYLNPRTAAAADWTALAEELGCEYLEIRRLEALPDPTGALLDEWQSRCPGGATVGRLLELLRQLERHDVLVDLAASVEEDCKKYLKRKQQQAEQPLQVPAVDSSVPKTSELMGITTRDDPYGNGTELFDAFICYCQKDLQFVQEMIRELEQTEFKLKLCVFDRDVLPGTCVWSISGELIERRCRRMVVVISDDYLESDECDFQTKFALSLSPGARLKRLIPVKCKAMKNEFPSILRFITICDYTNPCTKKWFWTRLAKSLMLP